The following coding sequences lie in one Arabidopsis thaliana chromosome 3, partial sequence genomic window:
- the SPL5 gene encoding squamosa promoter binding protein-like 5 (squamosa promoter binding protein-like 5 (SPL5); FUNCTIONS IN: DNA binding, sequence-specific DNA binding transcription factor activity; INVOLVED IN: regulation of vegetative phase change, regulation of transcription; LOCATED IN: nucleus; EXPRESSED IN: 15 plant structures; EXPRESSED DURING: 8 growth stages; CONTAINS InterPro DOMAIN/s: Squamosa promoter-binding protein (InterPro:IPR017238), Transcription factor, SBP-box (InterPro:IPR004333); BEST Arabidopsis thaliana protein match is: squamosa promoter binding protein-like 4 (TAIR:AT1G53160.1); Has 839 Blast hits to 838 proteins in 41 species: Archae - 0; Bacteria - 0; Metazoa - 0; Fungi - 0; Plants - 839; Viruses - 0; Other Eukaryotes - 0 (source: NCBI BLink).) — MEGQRTQRRGYLKDKATVSNLVEEEMENGMDGEEEDGGDEDKRKKVMERVRGPSTDRVPSRLCQVDRCTVNLTEAKQYYRRHRVCEVHAKASAATVAGVRQRFCQQCSRFHELPEFDEAKRSCRRRLAGHNERRRKISGDSFGEGSGRRGFSGQLIQTQERNRVDRKLPMTNSSFKRPQIR; from the exons ATGGAGGGTCAGAGAACACAACGCCGGGGTTACTTGAAAGACAAGGCTACAGTCTCCAAccttgttgaagaagaaatggagaatGGCATGGATGGAGAAGAGGAGGATGGAGGAGACGAAGACAAAAGGAAGAAGGTGATGGAAAGAGTTAGAGGTCCTAGCACTGACCGTGTTCCATCGCGACTGTGCCAGGTCGATAGGTGCACTGTTAATTTGACTGAGGCCAAGCAGTATTACCGCAGACACAGAGTATGTGAAGTACATGCAAAGGCATCTGCTGCGACTGTTGCAGGGGTCAGGCAACGCTTTTGTCAACAATGCAGCAG GTTTCATGAGCTACCAGAGTTTGATGAAGCTAAAAGAAGCTGCAGGAGGCGCTTAGCTGGACACAatgagaggaggaggaagatctCTGGTGACAGTTTTGGAGAAGGGTCAGGCCGGAGAGGGTTTAGCGGTCAACTGATCCAGACTCAAGAAAGAAACAGGGTAGACAGGAAACTTCCTATGACCAACTCATCATTCAAGCGACCACAGATCAGATAA